Below is a genomic region from Syngnathoides biaculeatus isolate LvHL_M chromosome 5, ASM1980259v1, whole genome shotgun sequence.
CCCGCTGTCATTCCTGGTGACACGAAGACTCCCTCGGGGGTCGTTCACGTGACGCCCGTCGCAGCCGGCCCTCCGAAGCCCGCCCCGGGTGTGGCAGCGATGCCCCACGTGAGGGTCGGCGCACCACGCCCACCGCGGACCCGACAGGACGCACTCGCCGCAGGTGGACGCCGACTTGAGGCAGGCAGCCCGGCCGGGCGACAGTAGTTGTGACCACGACAGGGCGATTAAAAACAGCTTCGCGGCCATCCTGTTGTTCCGCCAAATTTTACTCCTCACATGTTTCATTGGGATTTTTGTGTtgtcatatttacagtatatcatttTTCCTGTAATATGTTCCAGTTACCGCCCAAATACGAGACTTTAGAGTGGGTTTACTGAAAGCTGGAGTGACTTACTCAAGTTCCTGAAAGCTTTCCCTCTCGGCTCTCGGTTGCTTGGTCGCGTCGGGCTGTTGGGACGGCAACTCTTtgaccagttcagcgtgaaATTACTTTTCGACGCTCCCGCAACCCGGCTGCTCATGGAACAGTTTTCTTGCTTTCCAAACCAGCTTATCGATTTAGCCCCTGGCCTCAAATATTTACCGATCAGATCAGACTAGTTGGACCCTCTAACTAACTCTGCGACTGACTACAAGTTCCACGAGATGTCATTGTCGTTGTCTCCGCAGTCATTAAAAGCCATCGTGACCCCGCACTGCCTTTTGGTGTTGGATTTCCGCGGGCTGGGTCTGGAGCGCTGGCTGGTTCTGGAGCTGGCCCCGCAGCTGGCGTCCCAGACGCACTCCCTGCCTTTCGAGTTCAGAGCGCTGGAGGCCATCCTGCAGCACAGGGTGAGTGAGGGCCGTCGCTCGATCCTTGGACCCGCGTCGAAGCGCCTGGCGAGATAAGGCTGGATGGAGCGCGTGTTCGCCAACAGGTGAACAACCTGCAAACCCGGCTGAATGAAGTGGAACCGGCCATATTGGACGTTTTGGAATCGCTGGTGGATCCCAAAATCCTGTCTGCCGATAGAAGTAAACTGCACATCTTGCTGCAGAACAGTAAAAGGTTGGTAGAAACCAAACTTCCACATGAGGGGAAAAGACGATTTTCTCACAGTTTTCACAGCTTTCCTATTTTACCGTTTTTTTCccgcctacaagccgcgacttttttcacacgctttcaaccctgcggcttatgcagggacgcggataatttgtgcatttttttctgactgccgcatgggggcactcgagcgcaaaaggtaagcgtgagaccggtggaatatatgtgccgaggacgtgacttttaccagtacgttgttttttttttttttttttttttttttccaaccggctctgttagcactgcgctagctttttgctgctgtgttactgctgtgtctcagtgatttttactgatgtctttttttaaaccggccctgttagcatcccgctagcgttagcgtattgctcctgtgttactgccgcgttcAGTGacttaggtatgttttttaactggccctgttagcgctgtgctaccgtgttgctactgtgtagctgccgtggattttttttttttttttttttttttttttactggtatgttgttttttttagcagccctgttcatgctaccatgttgttgcaatgttaagctaagctaaggtattaaaactttgaaaactctttctgtgtaccgtctttgtaaatatctcgtgttttaacgtgggcacttgcggcttttgcacagaTGCGacttatctatgtaccaaatggtatttcctttacaaatgtactgggtgaggctctgtaggccggaaattacggtaattttatAGGCTACCAAATGTTAGTGTTGAAATCTTGTTAAGTTTATATCAAAACACTGGTTCACtggttttcttttatttttgttgttcttgaaaTTGTGGACAGTTTGTCAGAGTTGGAGACCGACATTAAGGTTTTTAAGGATTCCTTGCTGAAGATTTTGGATGAGGACGAAATCATCGAAGAACTCTGCCTCACCAAGTGGACGGACCCGAGAGTTTTGTAAGTCACATGCTCCAGAGCATTCGTTTTTATTTCTAAacaggcaacaacaacaaaaatatcttaTGATTAAAATATTCAAGAATTGATAAATTatacaatattatttaaaaaaattatgatgcATTTGGAATCCTTAGAATGGGTCAAACAATAGCTTTTCTCAAAATCATTTTGGAAAATGGTAAATGTGCTCAGATTGATGTTTTTAAAACACATGAACacttttgcctttttcttttcatttccagcTAAAAGATTAATTCAAAATCTTTAATTTaatccaaaatgtgctgagCGTACTGATGATTTTTGACTGATTTTAGTCCTGCATTATTGAAGGTTTTGCTTGTATGTGCATCTCTCTCTTCTTCTGACGTacgttttgtttgtctgtttgttttcgTAGTAgtaaacattttgtctttgtagtgaGGAGAGCAGTTTGGGGATCGATCATGCCGAGGAGATGGAGCATTTATTGGATAATTATTACATGCAGGTGATGGAATTTACTTGACGTAACCGCTGAGGCACAATAATATCCCAGATGTTTACACATTTGTAACCTCCACACAAATCTGTGTTTTGACGTACCGTAACTCCCGGCCTTATCGAgcggacctggttataagcctcgcccagtacatttgtaaaggaaataccatttggtacgtacatggGCCACAGACGTGTCAAAGCCGCAACTATCCACAtcgaaacgcgagatatttacaaagaaagacggtacacagagagtttgacACTAGCactgccgcgctaacgctagcatcacCGCGCTAATATTTACACTAGttccgctgcgctaatgctagcggcacagcgctaatgctaacgctagcaccgctgcACAAACAGagctggttgaaaaaaaacaacatactggtaaaaatcactgaggcacggcagtaacacgctagcgcagtgctcacagggccggaccagtaaaagtcacttcctcggcacacgtcggcactggtctcactcttgcctttgccgcagagttgaaagggtgtggggaaaaagtcgcggcttataggccggaaattacggagtTTTTTGACAATGATGAAGGTTAGAAGCTCGCTCGTTTCTTATCCTGCGCTTGTGTGGTCACACCGGTCCAAACAGGCCGAGGAGCTGGGGAACAAGGCCCGCGAGCTGAAAGGCCTGATCGACGACTCTGAGAGCGTCATCTTCATCAATCTGGACAGGTACGTCTCGCTAAAATGCGCGTGCGAGCATCGGCGGCAGAACGTCGCGGTGAAGGTTCCGCCGCTGTGTCTGCCGTAGCCATCGAAACGTGATGATGCGATTGAACCTGCAACTGACCATGGGCACCTTCTCGCTGTCCTTATTTGGTCTGATCGGCGTGGCCTTCGGGATGAATTTGGAGTCGTCTTTTGAAGAGGTGACTTCtttttgggacatattttccaCTTTCGGCCTTCGTAAGGTCCTCTGAGGCCAAAGTAACGTTGATCGTATATTGTGGAAATTTGTAAAAGATTTGAAGAACCCCCGCGCGTCTGCGGGCTCCGCAGCCTGAGCCGAAGTCACcaaaaagatatttttggaCATGTTTAACGTGTGTTCCAGGACCCTCGCGTTTTCTGGCTGGTGACAGGCTTCATGTTCCTTGGCAGCGGCCTGATTTGGAGGCGACTTCTGTCGTTTTTGGGACGACACTTGGAGCCCGCGTTACTCCCGCAAGTAATTCTCATTCACACGTTTCACGCACGCATATGTTTGGTTCAAATCAATCGAAGTGATGACAGTTgtcttcttccttctttctgTGTTTGATAGATTCCTCCAGTTTGGAAGAGAAATCTGAAAGTATCAGACATGAAGGCGGGAGTGAGATGATGACGCCACGAGACTTGAAGTGGCCGAGCACTTTGCAGGTTTTTCCCCAAGATGACGCAAATGAGGAAAATCGGGATCCTGTTGAACTCTCGTGCGTAAGTCCTTGTGCAGACGCGGTCTTCGCAATGTGTAACCAGTTGCGCGGTACCTCTCGTTCACTTCTCCATTGGTGGGAGGGGGAAATAATAATTTCGGTGTGTCATGTAGAAAAATGAGAACTGTGTCAAGTGTCGTCTTCGCATCTTACATGGTACTACATCGTATCATAATTGTGTCACAGGCATGTATAGTTTGTGGCATATATTAACTATACGGCATTTTTGTGTGGAACTATTTCAAATACATATCCCTGCCCATCGGTCACAGTGCacctcatttttattatttgattgGATTTACCGAAATGTTGaatcttctatttttttcccccaattgtCAGAATTGGAGTGAGCCTGATCAAGTTTGACTTGAACTTTGAACTGTATACAAATGATATTATAACTTGTGCCAAGCAGATATTCTAGTATGAAACAGATGTTTTGGTTGCAGAATATGCagtataaatttgaaaaaaaaataaagagcaaaGATATTTTTCCAGAAACATGGAATCATACTGTTGTTTGGATAAAAATCCTAAGTCgccccaaaacttttttttttttttttgggggggggtaacaaATTGTGATAAATTGTGGATCACAATCGAATGGAATACAACTGATGAACAAGTActctactgtattttctttttatgaaaGGTTGTTGTTTCGGCCGCTAGAGGGCGCTTTCACGTTTAAATCACTTGGACATTTCTAAtacttcccccccaaaaattgagtGAGCCACACATTAATGtgcacatgatgatgatgatgatgatgatgatgcgacGCGTTTGCGCGCCAGCCGGCTCCGTGCAGCTTGCATCTTGAGCTGCAGCTGCAGGACGGCAGCCCGccggaaaaagaagaagaagacgatggGCGGGTGGGGGCTTGATGCCACGGGCTTTCGGCGCCCCGCTCATCCGTCAGCATCCCGCCCCGGCCGGTAGGCTGTCCAGGGTGGGCTATGGCGGCCCCCGCGACTCGTTCGGACGACGGCAGGCCGGATTCGTGTGCAGATGTGCCGCCGCTCCTGACGGCTTGCGACGCCGAAGATGATGACGGGCGACCTGCGGGGCCTCGGAGGAAAAGCGGCTGCGATTTGGCATCCACGGAGGACTTGGTGGAATATTTCGACGGGACTTTGTCTTTGTGCTTCGGGGACGAGAACCCCGCGAGCCCCCCGGCGGGCGACGGCGACAGCGACGCCGTGGCTGCGATCGCCGAGGAAGCGCTTCTGCGGGGGGACGAGTGAGTTTTGCTCCTCTTGTCCTCTCCGATCGTCATCCAGCCTCACCTTTTCATTTGACTGCAAGCTCCAAATTTATTAGATTTATCGCCTCTCCAATGATCTTACCGTGCGAGTTCGTCGAAACGTGAATGATGCGCTTTAAAATTACGACCTTTGTACGTAAAGCGGATTCCGCCGTCGTAACCCCCTGTGCAGGTTTCTCCGTTTAAAACGTCTTTTCTGCATATGCAATATTTTAATCTGACGCCATCATATCAGCATTGTTTGCATAGAAAATACCAGACTCGTTTTAATCCGCTATTAGTCATCTTGTATGCGCACGTTTGAAGCATTAGTCATAGTCTACGTAATACTATACTATAATAATATACTCGTACTGTacttatactatactatactattaGCTTTTTGTactggggaaaacaaaaaaacgaagCGAACCACTACTGCACCGTGTTGCcagaatcataaaaaaaaaaacatttgcatatcATTTTAGCTCTTCGATTAAACTGTGCTTGAAGTTCTAAGGTCTTAAATACGATTTAagatttggatttaaaaaaaaaaataagagggtTATTTACACTATCGATCAAAGTAGTTTGTTTACAAGAAGTAAAAAGCGGATTAATTTGGTATGTTGGGCTGCAACTAATGACTAactatttttgtcattgattaatcaattaatttaatAACATATCTTCATTTCCTGTCATTTCTTTAAAAGAATGCACATTATCTCAAATTGACaatgcagaaaatgcacaaatgtggTTAAATTATGACTCCGTCACTAGTTTGGTCcgtaaaatgtcacaaaatgggtAATCGTAAATCATAAAggtgtatataatatatgatttttttttaataaacaccaAGATAATCAGTCATCTTTTGTGGAGGACTACAGAAATCTGAAAGTATTTCTGGTTTGAGGGTCTGAAATTCTGAGGATTTGGTCAATTTCAAGTTAAACGTCTCTAAACAATTAATCAATTACTTGTCAATGAATCAGTTGGGCagcacagttctaaggtcccgggttcaatcccgggcccacctgtgtggaggttccatgttgtccccgtgcctgcgtgacttttctctgttcactccggtttcctcccacgtccccaaaatattgaacactctaaattgcccctaggtgtgattgtgagtgcggttgtttgtctcgatgtgccctgcgattggctggcgaccagttcagggtgtaccccgtcgaCTGCTGGCACTCCTCtcaacgcttgtgaggataagcggccaagaaaatggatagatggatggcttATTTAGATTCAAAGTTTCTTCCATTTATTCTTCAATACGGGGCTCTTTACATGTTTTGCAGATTCCAAATTTCTGTTGGGGGGTGTTATGTGAATTTGGAGCCTCCAGATGTGACTTGACGTGTGTCCACAGGATCTGGAGCGCCTTAACGAAAAGCTACGGGCAGACGTTTGAGATGGATTGGAAACATTCCCGAACGCGCTCCCTCCACGCACCCGCGTTCACCCCGCAGGAGATGGCGGTCAGTGACTCCCCTCCCCTTCCTCTCCCCTCCCGCAGTGTCCCACTTTCGCTCGGCGCCAAATCTCTCTTCCATTCATCTGACAAAATGTCAA
It encodes:
- the mrs2 gene encoding magnesium transporter MRS2 homolog, mitochondrial isoform X1; this translates as MLTPDRMFKTQVTCVFIMGGGGEFSRAILGHNSSSSLRTILGISFALEMKLHRMLLSECMKCSRMYLRCTGHLHARRALSRMGGERAFGAGSGRYAVPPLYYGEGDPGGLRLLLESRRGAPTCSARKKNLLRGGPSSPGSTVRHITTEMPLSIVPPPFVVMRFDQEGNVTSFEKKKTELCQELSLQARDLRFQHSTSLTTRNNCIILRMESLKAIVTPHCLLVLDFRGLGLERWLVLELAPQLASQTHSLPFEFRALEAILQHRVNNLQTRLNEVEPAILDVLESLVDPKILSADRSKLHILLQNSKSLSELETDIKVFKDSLLKILDEDEIIEELCLTKWTDPRVFEESSLGIDHAEEMEHLLDNYYMQAEELGNKARELKGLIDDSESVIFINLDSHRNVMMRLNLQLTMGTFSLSLFGLIGVAFGMNLESSFEEDPRVFWLVTGFMFLGSGLIWRRLLSFLGRHLEPALLPQIPPVWKRNLKVSDMKAGVR
- the mrs2 gene encoding magnesium transporter MRS2 homolog, mitochondrial isoform X2, yielding MLTPDRMFKTQVTCVFIMGGGGEFSRAILGHNSSSSLRTILGISFALEMKLHRMLLSECMKCSRMYLRCTGHLHARRALSRMGGERAFGAGSGRYAVPPLYYGEGDPGGLRLLLESRRGAPTCSARKKNLLRGGPSSPGSTVRHITTEMPLSIVPPPFVVMRFDQEGNVTSFEKKKTELCQELSLQARDLRFQHSTSLTTRNNCIILRMESLKAIVTPHCLLVLDFRGLGLERWLVLELAPQLASQTHSLPFEFRALEAILQHRVNNLQTRLNEVEPAILDVLESLVDPKILSADRSKLHILLQNSKSLSELETDIKVFKDSLLKILDEDEIIEELCLTKWTDPRVFEESSLGIDHAEEMEHLLDNYYMQAEELGNKARELKGLIDDSESVIFINLDSHRNVMMRLNLQLTMGTFSLSLFGLIGVAFGMNLESSFEEDPRVFWLVTGFMFLGSGLIWRRLLSFLGRHLEPALLPFLQFGREI